The following are encoded in a window of Phycisphaerae bacterium genomic DNA:
- a CDS encoding FAD-dependent oxidoreductase, which translates to MSEQREYDVAIIGGGPAGLAAALYTARDRFRTVVLDKMLPGGQINDTDRIENYPGHIKISGPDLVARMVEQCTNFGAEIRQLAEVTGIERLDDRRCVIGIGDEGERIAARSVILTPGSRYRHLGVQGEEEFRSAGAGVSYCGTCDAPFFEGKIVVSVGGGNTALEETIHLAKFAAKVCLVHRRREFRGDAVLVEELKDLIERGGNIELVLDTIVTSIEGEKRVGYVRTKDLRTAAEGRIDCDGVFVFIGTVPNTDFLRGFVELDETGHIQCDPWCLCTSQRGVFTAGDCRVGNVAQLATACGDGVAAAMRVKRYLKDPGWWKSLDIAPKAPLAMER; encoded by the coding sequence ATGAGCGAGCAACGCGAATACGACGTGGCCATCATCGGCGGCGGCCCGGCGGGACTGGCGGCCGCCCTTTACACGGCCCGCGACCGCTTCAGAACGGTGGTGCTGGACAAGATGCTGCCGGGCGGGCAGATCAACGACACCGACCGGATCGAGAACTATCCGGGCCACATCAAGATCAGCGGCCCGGACCTGGTGGCGAGGATGGTCGAGCAGTGTACCAACTTCGGCGCGGAGATTCGGCAGTTGGCGGAGGTGACCGGCATTGAACGCCTCGACGACCGGCGCTGCGTCATCGGTATCGGCGACGAGGGCGAGCGGATCGCCGCGCGGTCGGTCATCCTGACGCCCGGCAGCCGATACCGGCACCTGGGCGTCCAGGGCGAGGAGGAGTTCCGCAGCGCCGGGGCGGGCGTCAGCTATTGCGGAACCTGCGACGCCCCGTTCTTCGAGGGCAAGATCGTGGTCAGCGTCGGCGGCGGCAACACCGCGCTCGAGGAAACGATCCACCTGGCCAAGTTCGCGGCCAAGGTCTGTCTGGTGCACCGCCGGCGGGAGTTTCGCGGCGACGCGGTGCTGGTCGAAGAGCTCAAGGATTTGATCGAACGGGGCGGCAACATCGAACTCGTCCTGGATACGATCGTCACGAGCATCGAGGGCGAGAAGCGCGTCGGGTACGTGCGGACCAAGGACCTGCGGACGGCGGCGGAGGGGCGGATCGACTGCGACGGCGTTTTCGTCTTCATCGGCACGGTGCCCAACACCGACTTCCTGAGGGGCTTTGTGGAGCTCGACGAGACCGGGCACATCCAGTGCGACCCGTGGTGCCTGTGCACCTCCCAGCGGGGCGTGTTTACCGCCGGCGATTGCCGCGTAGGCAACGTGGCCCAACTGGCGACCGCCTGCGGCGACGGCGTGGCGGCGGCCATGCGGGTCAAACGCTACCTGAAGGATCCGGGCTGGTGGAAGAGCCTCGATATCGCACCGAAGGCGCCGCTGGCGATGGAGCGGTGA